A genomic window from Lotus japonicus ecotype B-129 chromosome 1, LjGifu_v1.2 includes:
- the LOC130725591 gene encoding uncharacterized protein LOC130725591 encodes MKVFDLFIMCCLKEENRCVSEAMSGLVCIVVKQALPTSKGQAPADEYGSKFFETSAKTNVNVEEVFFSIARNIKQRLADTDSRAEIILMNWLRIRMMERIHSSYPILMLSEELKEKNLQKSFVP; translated from the exons ATGAAGGTGTTTGATTTGTTCATAATGTGTTGTCTGAAGGAGGAGAATAGATGTGTATCAGAAGCCATGTCAGGTTTGGTATGCATAGTTGTCAAGCAG GCTCTACCTACTTCCAAAGGCCAAGCTCCTGCAGATGAGTATGGTAGCAAGTTCTTTGAGACT AGTGCAAAAACAAACGTGAATGTGGAGGAGGTTTTCTTTTCAATAGCAAGAAACATCAAGCAGAGGCTTGCAGACACAGATTCTAGAGCTGAG ATAATTCTAATGAATTGGCTAAGAATAAGGATGATGGAGAGGATACATTCAAGCTATCCTATTTTGATGCTGAGtgaagaattaaaggaaaaGAACCTTCAGAAAAGTTTTGTTCCTTGA